Proteins from one Sabethes cyaneus chromosome 2, idSabCyanKW18_F2, whole genome shotgun sequence genomic window:
- the LOC128734709 gene encoding peptide-N(4)-(N-acetyl-beta-glucosaminyl)asparagine amidase, translating into MSTLKESLVLSLERANGKESYVTGVETLLRLLDNIIREPQNPKFRSVRLENQTIKAKLLSVGGMRELMAEIGFVESDGTLTLPATVVVAKLRKYRDYINERKELIKNPPTTSSQKPIERKEAAEEKKPILSRPNIRAGLPFQRRIAFPKIISARNQLLQQLELLSDQAMQYEDEELLRSGRDLIPLETLRLRAKEKLRRVQKMIKAGTFDGDEEPWMVDLILEELVAWFKADFFRWVDALPCSVCGNRKTQQTDSLVEDGVRVEVYKCCNKLGRFYRYNDVEKLLHTRCGRCGEWANCFTFLCRALGYEARFVFSTGDHVWTEVYSDRKQRWIHVDPCENVIDSPLMYEHGWKKEITYVFAFSREDVQDVTWRYTNDHTKVLLRRKSCTEKELLDTIGKIRTKRREKVSAQRLKYLRRRTMEECLQLLCTRPPTEAEREGRSSGSLEWRLQRGEQKLNVFYIFIPNDQEISLKQFNLRYSCAKDTYERFVKGPSGSISIVENSKGWQSRQYTSENIFRKEEHDWKMVYLARSEGTDEATIRWKFDFSIQGLTVKDIQMTFGTQTYEGATVQITYLKEDGTSLPSIRSLVGLGKFTIQAKLTGGNMWQHSQIFRQEKYATNWPLELNVQFF; encoded by the exons ATGAGCACGCTCAAGGAGTCGTTAGTTCTTAGCCTGGAGCGCGCCAACGGTAAGGAAAGTTACGTGACGGGAGTGGAAACCCTTCTCCGGCTGCTGGACAATATAATTCGCGAGCCGCAGAATCCGAAATTCCGCTCGGTCCGGCTGGAAAACCAAACCATCAAAGCGAAGCTGCTGTCGGTTGGCGGCATGCGAGAGCTGATGGCCGAAATTGGCTTTGTGGAGTCGGATGGAACACTCACCCTGCCAGCAACTGTAGTCGTGGCCAAGCTACGCAAATATCGCGATTACATCAACGAACGAAAAGAGCTGATAAAAAACCCTCCTACCACTTCTTCGCAGAAGCCAATCGAACGAAAAGAAGCAGCAGAGGAGAAGAAGCCAATTTTATCGAGGCCGAACATAAGAGCTGGTTTGCCATTTCAGCGAAGGATAGCCTTTCCGAAAATTATCAGCGCGAGGAATCAGCTGCTTCAGCAGCTTGAGCTGCTGTCCGATCAGGCGATGCAGTATGAGGACGAGGAACTGCTGCGCAGTGGGCGGGATTTGATTCCGCTGGAGACGCTCAGGTTGAGAGCTAAGGAGAAGCTGCGTCGGGTGCAGAAGATGATCAAGGCTGGAACCTTCGACGGCGATGAAGAACCGTGGATGGTTGATTTGATTCTGGAGGAACTGGTTGCCTGGTTTAAGGCGGATTTTTTCCGCTGGGTTGATGCACTGCCGTGCTCCGTGTGTGGTAATCGAAAGACTCAGCAAACCGATAGCCTCGTCGAGGATGGCGTTCGGGTTGAGGTGTACAAATGCTGCAATAAGTTGGGTAGGTTTTATCGGTATAATGACGTTGAGAAGCTGCTTCACACACGGTGCGGTCGTTGCGGTGAATGGGCCAACTGTTTTACATTCCTTTGCCGGGCGTTGGGTTACGaggcgcggtttgttttttccacCGGTGATCACGTGTGGACGGAGGTTTATTCCGATCGAAAGCAACGTTGGATTCATGTTGATCCATGCGAGAATGTGATCGATTCTCCGCTGATGTACGAGCACGGTTGGAAGAAGGAAATAACGTATGTTTTTGCGTTTTCACGGGAGGACGTACAGGATGTGACCTGGCGCTATACGAACGATCACACAAAAGTGTTGCTGAGGAGGAAAAGTTGCACGGAAAAAGAACTGCTGGATACGATTGGGAAAATAAGGACCAAACGGAGGGAGAAAGTGTCCGCTCAGAGGTTGAAATATTTGCGAAGGCGAACGATGGAGGAGTGTTTGCAGCTTTTGTGTACCAGACCGCCAACTGAGGCGGAACGGGAAGGTCGCAGTTCTGGCAGCTTGGAGTGGAGGCTGCAACGGGGTGAACAGAAGCTGAACgtgttttacatttttatacCCAACGATCAGGAAATTAGCTTGAAGCAATTCAATTTGAGGTATTCCTGTGCAAAGGATACGTATGAACGGTTTGTTAAGGGCCCCTCCGGGTCCATATCGATTGTGGAGAACTCCAAGGGATGGCAAAGCCGACAGTATACAAGTGAAAACATCTTCCGTAAGGAGGAGCACGATTGGAAGATGGTTTATCTGGCACGGTCGGAAGGCACGGATGAAGCTACAATTAGGTGGAAATTTGATTTTTCCATTCAGGGGCTGACTGTTAAGGATATCCAGATGACGTTCGGAACGCAAACCTACGAGGGAGCTACGGTTCAGATAACATACCTGAAAGAAGACG GAACCAGCCTGCCATCGATTCGCAGCCTTGTAGGTTTGGGTAAGTTCACTATTCAAGCAAAGCTAACCGGCGGAAACATGTGGCAACATTCGCAAATATTTCGTCAAGAAAAATATGCCACAAACTGGCCGCTGGAACTGAATGTGcaatttttttga